ATAGTAAACGTAATCTTTGCCCCTACAGGAATCCCGAAGTCTTCTACCGGAGTCTCAAGTGTTTCACCGTCTGCGTTCTCATATGAGACAAGAACCGAGAGCGGATAATCCTGTGGTTCTCCATCTCTGGATACCGAGACTTTGAACTTGGTATCAACCACCTGACCAGGATTGAAGTCACCAATGTACACTGTGCTGTCTACGGGGACTACCGGAGAGTTCCCATTACGGATCAGTTTGGCAATTGCTTTCTTTCCTGTATCAACACCACTGTTTTTGAGTTTCAGCGTGACATACCCTGAACTTCCAGCATTGATGTCATCCGGAGTAACTGAGAGTACATCCAGATTAATGGCTGATTTCACCACGAATGGCAGTTCAATCTGAAGATCTTTCTTCACGTACCGGTACACAAGATTATCTGTACCATCCTGATCTGCATCTGCCAGGTATGTGTAATCAATTATGAGCGGAAGTTGGTACGTTCCGGCTTTTGCATCGTCCTTTACCCGAATATCAAAGGTTACCAGACTGTTGTTGGATGCTTTTACATCACCAATCATTTGAGGATCAGACTTGATGAGCACCGGAGCGTCATCTTCACCAAGAGTAACTTTAACCATTTTGGCAGTACTCGGTACATCATCCCGATCTATAATTCCTGATTGAACCATTTTAATCGTGTTGAGCCCGGTATTTTGAATAATAACCTTCATCTGCACGGTGGTTCCGGGTGTAAACTCATTGCTTCCGGATATACTTGCAGTCAGATTCGGCGATCCTGACATATACTTAGTTCCTGCAAGAGCCGGAGTAGTAATACAGGTTGTTAAAACCAGTACGGCCATTCCTAACAGCCACATATACTCAGATATAGGGAGATGTTTTCTGACACTTTCGCCCATTTTAGGTTTTAATTGCATGGGCTTCGCTAAACATACTGTGAAATTTTCCTTCATAATATCTCTCGATTAAAAATCTGGAAAAATAATACATATCTAGGGCAGGTATTATCTCCTGATTCTCTCTCCCGGTCATGATCTGTTGGATGATGAGAGGGTGTCAGACCGGGGAAGAGAGCGTAGACGATTATGAGAAGATTTTCGAGACGGTATTGTTATTCCATCAGAGTTCGTGAGGTGCATTGAATGACTGCGTGGAGTTTTGGATACACGATTTATTCATTCAAAGAGACAGAAATCTATCTAACAAGATAAATCTGTTTCAGTATCGGTTTTTCTGGTGCTCTATATCCTCGCGAACATTCCTTTTCTACAATCTTTCCCTGTTTGTAAATGCCACTTTCAGAGAAGACTTGAGAGGTTGAGATGGAAAGGAGAATAACCAGGAGAATTCATGAGTGAATCAAAGTAAGGTATTTAATGAAGGTTCACTAGTTTGATTTGGATATCAGGTTTAAATCCCACTTTGATCTCGTAAGAGAGGTATAAAACCATTCTCTTGTCTACATGATATTCCAGATAACCTGGTTTTTCATCGTCTCGTTCATCATTTCGTACTACAATGAATTGTTTGTTCTCATACCAAATAATCATATCTATGTTACTATCATAAAAATTGCACATTTTTTATAGAGATCAAATTTTATAATCGATATTGACAGGAAATCTGATTTAAGCAAAATAGAAATTTAGTACTTTTTGCTGAAATCTTTAATAGTCTGTAGAGAAGATGCAAGGAGTTTAAGATCTTCAGGTTCGTATTTTTCTATATATTTTGCTAATTGTCCATGTATTTGAACCCTGAATTCACGCAATTTTGTTCGTCCTGTTTCTGTAATTTTTATATATATCACCCTGCGATCTGCAGGATCAAAATGGCGCTCAACATATCCTTCCGTGATCAAGGAATCAACGAGTGTAGTCATATGTTGTTTAGGTATGTACATTGCCTTTCCGAGGTTTGTCATACTCTCCATTGGTACCCGGGTAAGATAATGAAGCAAACGATACTGTGCACCTTGCTTCCCGGTTACATATGGGTAAATTATGTGACGTAATCGTTCAATTCCAATCTCAAATATATCTGTTAAAATTATAGAAACTTCATCTGCGAGTACATCAGCCATCTGATCTATTGTATAAATAAGTCAGGAAGATTGATAATCTATAGAGGTAGTTATACCATTTTTAGTTAGTAAGTGAATGTAAGTAACTTTGAGTTATAAAAAAAAAGAACCCCAATTATTGATTTTACTCGTGAATCACTTTCAAGGATAAATACCAATTCATCATCCAGATATCCTGGATTGATACTCTTGGCCTGATAACCACGCTCAAATTTTTAATGTTCCCATGGATAGCAGAGATTAGAATCTTGCAGATCTGCAATACCAGGCAGAATTCCACCTAAAAAAGTTATATCACTAAAGCCCAGTTCAGATCCTTATACAGGCATCAAATGCCCGGATTAGCAAAGTATCTTTCTCCACATCACCAAATGCCAAGAGATCGATAACAGTATCACCAAACATATACCCCACTCACCCTAACAGAAACCGGATCAAACGGAAATCAAGGTCTCTTCAGAATTCAGGGGTGTTATTTTTACCGATGTAAATGTTACCGAATAAACGTTCATGCGTTTCACGTTGAGGGATCAAATCTCGAGATCATGGGACTAATAACCCGGATCCATATTTAATTGCCTATTCAGGAAACGATATCAATGACTACAGGTGAACGACGTTGACTAAGAAATTAAATTTTGGATTTGTCCTCGGTCTTCCACATCAGATTTTACACCAAGCCATTAGTCATGATCATGGAAGATGGCGAATTAAGGTAAATATTACCAGACCTTTCAGATGGGTTGGATAGAATGGAAAAACTGACCGTCCCCCCATAAGTGGAAACACTATTCACATTAATGGGACCGGATTTGATCATAGGAGCGGAATCAGTGCATGGAATGGAAACCAGGTAAACATACAAGCCACTGATTCGTTGATCATCGGACAGGAATATGGAATAGAATGATCAGAAATTTGTCTCGATTTTTTTATTCGAAACACTCTAGAGGTACGGTTCTGACACTGACTAATGAACGTTATATGATTCATTCATGGTTAATTCAGGTTGATAAATCCTGATAACAGGATGTGCCAATATTACCAGGCAGGTGGATAATATCAACATATTTAAAAATACAAACGATAATCTATCGATATAAGTGAGTGAGAGATCATGAATTATGGAACATTGTTGAGTTTTCTGGTAATTTGTAGTTTATGCGTTGTATCACTGGCGATTGCCGAGAATAATACAGGAGGAGATAAGAATTCTACCTCCATATGGAATGGAACATGGTCCAACCCGGATTATTTGATGTATATCACACAAAACCAGTCAGGGATTGCTGGAGAATATGTGCCAACCGATTTAAATGAATTAGATCCGGGACGACTTGAGGGAAATGTTTCTGATGATGGGAAAACATTTTCAGGCATATGGATTGAAACAGGGTCAAATACCTACACTCTGTCAGATGATAAGTTGTCATTTACCATTTCAGGATTTGCTGACCCATATGGGTCCATGAGTAAACCTGCAGGGTATTCATACAATGCGACGAGAATCGGGGAAATAATCGATCCCAAGAATCCCTGGACTGGTAACTGGGTAACTGAGAAAAAATCCTATCATCTCACACAAAATGGAACTCAGTTATCTGGTGTGAATGAGCCTCTTACAAATGTAAATGATGAAGTCGGAAACCTGTCCGGAACTATTTCTGAAAATGGTACCGTATACACCGGGAACTGGACAGAGAAAGGGAGGTTTACTTTTGTCCTGGCAGATGACGGTTTATCGTATAATGCAACCATTACAAAGAACCTTGATCCAAATGCATTTGTTGAGCATATGGTATTTTCAAAGTAACCTTTTTTTGAGGAAAATGCTCCGCATTTTCATAAGATGGACCTGATGAGAAACATCATGTCATTTTGATAATATGTTATAACATATGATGAAATCAATGAATACAAGATTCTTTTTACTACTATTTTGTTTCCTCATTTCTATTCCATTGTGTATTGCTTCAGGATCTCAAATTGTTGGATCTGAACCGAAGGATAAATTGTCATGGTTTGCCAATGTTTCAGATCTGATTGTATATGGAAAAACATCAGACAATGAGATGAAATGGAGTGATATTGGGATAATAACTGTGAACTATTTATTTGTTCAAAAAATAATTACGCAGAATAATAGTTCAAACATCACCGAAGGTTCATCTATTCCTATATACATTGAAGGGGGCAAAGTTGACGATCCCGTTCAAGCTGCTGCACATTTTGGTATTTATGGACAAACGGCAGATTGGGAATGGGGTATTAATCCAAATACTACTCTCGTCTATTTCCTAAAGAAAAGCAATAATGGCATGTATCATCTATATTATTCTGAAACTGTAGATCCTGATTCCGAATATTTCAGAAGCAACCTGACTGAATTGAAAGTTCTCATCGGTGAGATCATACAGGGTCATCCGGTTCCTGAAAGAACATATAAACATGAATAATATTCAATCCCGGTGAAAAAATATTTCAAATCGCTCCATTATTCCTATGATTCTGGGGTTTATTATCATAGGGGGTGCGGTTCATCCGGTTGCCGCATACAACACAGATGTTTATCAGGATGGAGGTATTTTAACCGGAGAACCGGTTAAAACTCATCCAGGTTACAACCCTGAAACTCTTAAGCAAATGAACGAAACCAGGGATTTTTTTCTTGCGATAAGACAAAACAGGTCGAATCTCACCCATGAAGAACAAAAATATCTCCCAATATTCTTTATTTGACGTTGCTTCAAAAAACCTCTGAAAATTTGTCTGATTAATTTTTTGTTCAATTTCAGAGGTCTGATTATTTTAAACCTGCTACTTATCAGGAAGGGACGACAATAAAAAAAACTCCAGATATAGTTCTTTTAGAAATAATGGTGTATTCTGGGAATTCCACCCATATCCTCGATCCCTATATATATTAGGAATTTAGTAGGGATGAAGAGGAGAGGGGATTGGATGCCTGGGTGGAAGTTTCAAAGATTAAAGAAATCGCAAATCTATCTGAAGTGGCGATAATTCGCAGAGTAAGTCTTGGTTTATTTAATATAGATACAGTAGAAATCCAGAGGAATGCTACTCTCCACTTAAAAATAGTGTCCGACGTTAGTGTGATAAGGGCACAACAACGGCATAGAAAATTGCATATTTATCAGATGTAATTTCAATTTATCCCACTTCAGGCCCTCTCACGAATTCGGATCTAATAAATACTGAAGGAAACATTTTACTTCATTCCTAGGATGTGAGAGTCAAATAAGTTTTAATTGTAGCCTGATGAGATGTCAAAAAAAGCAATAGTTGTACAATATACCCTTGCAATCTGAATCAAATTCGAAAGATTAGTTTACCTTACCGACAATATCCAATTACATAAATTAAATTTAGAGTTAACCGTGAAAGATTACTGTTTGGTGATAGGAGAGAGGGCACCATAAATAAGAAAGCGTTCATGTGTTTTAATAGGGATTTTACTTCTTGTATTGAAACATCAACGAATTAATTCTTAATGGAACATATGAACCACATTCATGAGACCTATTGATTGTCGATTTGTTAGTAGTGGTACTATTTCGGATATTATGATCGGTTGACAGAAGGGAGGATGGAGATGAATTCAAAGATTATATGGGTAGTTTTTGGTGTTCTCATTAGTATGGCATGTTGTATTGTTATGGGTACTCAAACATTCGGGCCTGAACCACAAGATAATCTACCACGGATAGTTAATTATTCAGATTTAATTGTATATGGAACAACATCAGCAAATGAAGCAAAATGGAGTGATATAGGGATAATAACAACCAATTCGATATATGTTCAGGATATAATAAAGCAAAATTCCTCTTCAAACTTCACTGTGGGATCAGATATTCCAATTTATATCATCGGAGGTACGATTCATGATCCGGTCCAGGCAGCCGCACATGGAGGAGTAGGAAGAGTAAGAACAGATTGGGAGTGGGGGATCGATCAAAATAGTACTCTTGTATACTTTATTCAAATAGATGAGAAAGGGAAATATCACCTGATTTATTCTGAAAGTGTAGATCCTAATTCCGAATATTCTCGAAGCAATCTCACCGAATTGAAATCCCAAATCTCTGAAATACTACATGGTATTCCTGTTCCTGAGAGAACTCCAAACCCAACTCAAAAAATACCTAACAATAACTCCCTCTAATTCTCTTATCACCGATATTATGATCGATTGACAGTAGGTAGGATTGAGATGAATTCAAAGATTATATGGGAAGTTTTTGGTGTTCTCATTAGTATAGCATGTTGTATTGTTACGGGTACTCAAACATTCGGGCCTGAACCCATTGATAAATTACCATTGTATACAAACATTTCCGATCTAATAGTATATGGAAAAACATTTGAAACTGATACGAAATGGGTTGATGATAATATTCTTACCTTAAATGAAGTCAAGATCTATGATATCCTAAAACTAAATAGTACTTTAAACTTTACAATTGGTTCATCGGTTCCAATTTATGTTGAGCGCGGAAGAGTTAATGATCCCATTCAGGCAGCTGCACATAACGGCGTATATAGATCAGAAGCTGATTGGGAATTAGGTATCAAATCGAATACTACTCTCGTCTATTTTCTAATGAAAAATAATAATGGCATGTATCATCTTGTATATGTTGAAACTGTAGACCCTAATTCCGAATATTCCCGAAGCAACCTGACTGAATTAAAAACTCTCATCGGTGAGATCATGAAGGGTCTTCCCGTTCCTGAAAGAACATATAAACATGAATAATAGTCAAACCCGGTTGAAAATATTTTTAATCGCTCCATTATAGTTTTAATTTTGGTGTTTATTACAATATGAATAAAGATTTATCCAGTTGTCACATAGGATCCAGACATGGATCATGATGAAGTCTCTATTGCAGATATGTTATCTTTGTTATGGATACAATCAGAGAGAAACTAATTATGACTACTATTATTAGTGCAATTCTGGAAAAATTTGCTAATTTCATGAATTGTATCTATAATAAAATAATGTTTTATTCTGATGTATTAGTAATTTTGATTATAATTTTTGGAACGATTTCTATACCCGTCGCAGGAAACGAGAATCCATATAGTCTATGGATTTTTAAAGATGACGGAATAACATCTAATGCCACCATAACATCAGATTATTCATATCTTGGGTTTAATAAATCAATTTACAGTCCTTCAGAGATGAAATTTTCAACAGATTTGTTATACCTTCTTTCTCTAGGAAAAGATCCAAGGATAAATTCTGAAATGATCAATTCCACAATTCAAATATTAAGGAATGCTAGCGTATACAAATTGGCGGGTGAGACATTTGTCGAATCTGAAAAACTTGGAAATGGAACCACTGCGAAAACAGATATGGTTTATGTTACTATAGGAGTTGTTCCAGGAACATCTACTCATATTCTTGACCCTTATCTTTATCCTCCAATAAGAAGAGAGGAGGACTATATTGGTTTATTTAATAAATGGAATGGAAATGGCGTAGATGCCTGGGTTGAATTTTCAAAAATGAAAGAGATCGCCAATATTTCTGAAGTTATAGATATTCAGACTTTAACTACTGGATCTCCATAAAGAGGCCCATAAAAGTTGAAAAGTGATCTACTTCAACATATCTGATAATTAGAACTTTTTTATGTTTGTCACGACTGGGTGTGAAAGAATTAAAGACCGTTCAGCGGAATCGAACTCAATGGAAAGATAGCAACCCTTGCCATCAGTGGAAACACCATTCATATCAACGGGACCGGGACCGATTCAGGAATAGGATCTGACCGAAACAACGGAATCAGTGCATGGGGTGGAAGCCGGGTAAATGTTACTGCCACTTATTTACCGATCACCGGCCAGGGAGGAGCAATCATTATAGTATGTTGCAAAAAGAATTAGAATAATGGTTCTGAAAAAATCTTGGTTTGAGGGCACATTCACCTATAATCGGTAATGCACGATTATTGAAAAATGATTATTATAAAAGCAAATGCTGCATACTATAATGTATCCTGTCCCGGATGTACTCTCGGTCAAATAGTCAGCAACACTGCAGGTAAATCCGGTATCGTTGGTGGAGTAAACGGAATATTCCTGACCGGATAATTTATCCAGGGTTTGAGAGTAAATTCAAAGAAGAGTGATGATTAATAGGTTACTCATCCCGGAAAGACCTTGTCGAATAAAATAGCATCTAATGATACAGCTCATCAATTTACACAATAACCGAAGAAGATAGTGGATAGTTCAATTTAAGGGCTAATAAAAACCGGGTAATGAATCATAATATCCCAAATATGAGACTCAACATGTTCAATCAAATGAGTGATGGATTTAACCTGAACGCAATACCAAAAATAACTATACTTGTACAATATACTAGACAATCTGAATCAAATTCGAAAGATTAATTTACTGTACAGACAATAGCCAATTACTTAAATTGAAATTTTAAGTAAACTGGGAATGATTGTCACTTGATGATGGGAGAAGGGGTATTATGAAAAAAACGATTATGTGTTTTAATAAAGAGTTACCATTAAGGTTTAGATTTAAGAGGAATTTATGTCTTGAATTTTTTTTTATCTTAATTTTTATTTTATTTTGGATTTCATCAGTTTCAGCTATCCCTCTTGAAGAAAGAAATGGAAACGATTCAATTACGAATCGTGGAGAGCAAGTCTTAATGCCTATTTCACTAGATCCTGCTTTTGTTAAGGCTCTTACAGACCATAAAGGAACCATACCAGATCCTCAAGTATATGGACCATACAATCGATCTACTTTAAATATTTATTCAAATCCTCCATTAAGTTCTGTTGTACTAGATCCTGCTTTTATTAAAGCTCTTACAGATCATAAAGGCACTCTCCCCGATTCTCAAGTAAATCCGATTCATGATGTATCTGTATATGGATCAAATATACAATCATATGAATCCCAGTATGATTTACGGGATCAATTAAAAGTTTCACCAGTAAAAAACCAAAGTTATTGGCCAACATGTTGGGCCCATGCTGCATTAGCATCTCTTGAATCAACTTCTCTTCCATCAGAAGATTTTGACTTTTCTGAAAAGAATTTAGTAAATTGCGCTAATTTTAGTTTACCTGTTCCAGGAGGGGGTGGAAATGATAAAATGGCAGCAGCTTACCTGACGAGATGGGGTGGTCCAATAGATGAACAAACTGATCCATATCCCACTGGAAGTACTTGGGACAGAAATTCAATATCGAGTAACCCTGTTAAACATGTACAAGATGTTATTTATTTTCCTGGACGCACAAACGGGGAAAATTTTGATATAATAAAAGATGTTCTAAAAAATTTTGGGGCTGTTAGTTCCTCAATCTTTTGGGATGATAGTAATTATAATAGTTCATCATTTTCTTATTATCAACCATTAAATCAAAATGAAACTGTATTAACTGATGGATACCGTCATAGCATGACAATTATTGGGTGGGATGATAATTATCCTGCACAGAATTTTACGATTATACCCCCTGGTAATGGTGCCTGGATTGTAAAAAATTCTGAAGGAATATCATGGGGGGATCAGGGTTATTTAAGAGTTTCATATTATGACAAACACTTTGGATCATCAATCCCATTAGATGATAGTGGGAATTTAACCTCTGCCACTTATCTCGGCGAGAGTCCCTCAAATTACCAGAATATTTATCAATATGATCCACTTGGATTTACTGTGGCCAATTCAATTAGTGATGAAAATAATTCATCATATTATGCAAATATATTCACTGCATCATCTAATTGCGTAATAACAGGCGTAGGTTTCTATTCTGTAGACGTAAATATCCCCTATGAGATAAATATCTATAAAAATCCATTAAATAGTCCAATAAATGGAACTCTTGCTAGTACCTATAATGGCACAGAAAAATACATGGGTTATCATACAGTTCCAATAACACCAAATTCAAATAATACATTTAGATCAGGAGAGCTTTTTTCAGTTGTAATAAAAGTTTATCATAGATCAAATAACGCTGATATTCCCATTGAATGGCCTATTCCTAATTATAGCGAGAGGGCTACAGGAGGAGTCGGTCAGAGTTATTTTAGTAATGACGGAATAAATTGGGCAGATTTAAACCAACCAATTATTACTAATAGTAATGTATGTTTGAAAGCGTATACCTCTACACCCCTCACAATCACCAGCATTATCCCCAATACCGGAGAAAATACCGGTCCTGTTACCATTACCAACCTTTCAGGAACCAACTTTGTATCTAATACTAATGTTTTCCTCTCAAGAAATAGCCTGCCAATTATTAATGCAACAAATATATCAGTTCTATCTTCCACTACAATTACCTGCACCCTAAATATTACCGATGCCGAACCCGGAGCATGGAACGCCACTGTTCAAAATCCAGACGGCCAGAGCGACACACTTGAAAATGTGTTTGCTATCTCGCCATACAGTTGTCGGATCTCGCCCCACAGTACTTATTACAAAAACGGGATCCTCTATACCTATCCCGATTGTCCACCCATCATTTCATCTGTCTCCCCTACCACCGGCGTGAACACCGGATCAGTATCTATAACCAATCTTTCCGGAGAAAACTTCAACACCAG
This DNA window, taken from Methanospirillum lacunae, encodes the following:
- a CDS encoding MarR family winged helix-turn-helix transcriptional regulator; this encodes MADVLADEVSIILTDIFEIGIERLRHIIYPYVTGKQGAQYRLLHYLTRVPMESMTNLGKAMYIPKQHMTTLVDSLITEGYVERHFDPADRRVIYIKITETGRTKLREFRVQIHGQLAKYIEKYEPEDLKLLASSLQTIKDFSKKY
- a CDS encoding COG1361 S-layer family protein; translated protein: MKENFTVCLAKPMQLKPKMGESVRKHLPISEYMWLLGMAVLVLTTCITTPALAGTKYMSGSPNLTASISGSNEFTPGTTVQMKVIIQNTGLNTIKMVQSGIIDRDDVPSTAKMVKVTLGEDDAPVLIKSDPQMIGDVKASNNSLVTFDIRVKDDAKAGTYQLPLIIDYTYLADADQDGTDNLVYRYVKKDLQIELPFVVKSAINLDVLSVTPDDINAGSSGYVTLKLKNSGVDTGKKAIAKLIRNGNSPVVPVDSTVYIGDFNPGQVVDTKFKVSVSRDGEPQDYPLSVLVSYENADGETLETPVEDFGIPVGAKITFTITSPPGETTPGKKGTIEVTYRNDGEATAYSAEARISAVDPFTSNDDLAYLGDLKPGETGTVKFVISTAADATKKTYGLDSEVRYRDALDNSQISDTVKVPVAVVPSGGVAALVSNPIIVAVLLVIIIGAGYYLYSQRKRTQSSDS